The following are from one region of the Stanieria cyanosphaera PCC 7437 genome:
- the bchB gene encoding ferredoxin:protochlorophyllide reductase (ATP-dependent) subunit B: MKLAYWMYAGPAHIGTLRIASSFKNVHAIMHAPLGDDYFNVMRSMLERERNFTPVTASIVDRNVLARGSQEKVVDNITRKDREEHPDLIILTPTCTSSILQEDLQNFVERAQIDAQGDVMLADVNHYRVNELQAADRTLQQVVEFYLNKARKKQELPAGKTAKPSVNIIGISTLGFHNQHDCTELKRLMADLGIEVNEVIPEGASVHNLKNLPRAWFNLVPYRELGLMTAKYLEAEFGMPYVDITPMGVVETARCLRKIQQIINAQGAEVDYEEYINEQTLYVSQAAWFSRSIDCQNLTGKKAVVFGDNTHAAAMTKILAREMGIHVVLAGTYCKYDADWFREQVSEYCDEILISDDNGEIGDAIARLEPAAIFGTQMERHVGKRLNIPCGVIAAPIHIQNFPIGYKPYLGYEGTNQIADLVYNSFTLGMEDHLLEIFGGHDTKEVITKGISADSDLNWNKEAQAELNKVPGFVRGKVKRNTEKFARERGLAEITLEVMYAAKEAVGA, from the coding sequence ATGAAATTAGCCTACTGGATGTATGCAGGACCCGCTCACATTGGTACACTACGAATTGCTAGCTCTTTTAAAAATGTTCACGCGATCATGCACGCACCCTTGGGAGATGATTATTTTAATGTGATGCGATCAATGTTAGAACGGGAACGTAATTTTACTCCTGTCACAGCTAGTATTGTTGATCGCAACGTTTTAGCTAGAGGTTCACAAGAAAAAGTTGTTGATAATATTACTCGTAAAGATCGAGAAGAACATCCTGATTTAATTATTCTTACTCCTACCTGTACATCTAGTATTCTCCAAGAGGATTTACAAAATTTTGTAGAGCGCGCTCAAATTGATGCTCAAGGCGATGTCATGTTAGCCGATGTTAATCATTATCGGGTTAATGAATTGCAAGCAGCTGATCGCACTTTACAACAGGTAGTAGAATTTTATCTTAATAAAGCTCGTAAAAAACAAGAGTTACCAGCAGGAAAAACTGCTAAACCTTCGGTTAATATCATCGGTATTTCTACTCTGGGTTTTCACAACCAGCATGATTGCACTGAATTAAAACGTCTGATGGCTGATTTGGGGATCGAAGTTAATGAAGTCATTCCCGAAGGTGCTTCGGTTCATAATTTGAAAAATTTACCCCGCGCTTGGTTTAATTTGGTTCCTTATCGGGAATTGGGTTTAATGACGGCTAAATATTTAGAGGCAGAATTTGGAATGCCCTATGTAGATATTACGCCGATGGGAGTAGTGGAAACGGCTCGTTGTTTGCGGAAAATTCAACAGATTATTAATGCTCAAGGCGCAGAAGTAGATTATGAAGAGTATATTAATGAACAAACTCTTTATGTCTCTCAAGCAGCTTGGTTTTCTCGTTCGATTGACTGTCAAAATTTAACTGGTAAGAAAGCAGTTGTTTTTGGTGATAATACCCATGCAGCAGCAATGACAAAAATTTTGGCGAGGGAAATGGGTATTCACGTTGTTTTAGCTGGTACTTATTGTAAGTATGATGCCGATTGGTTTAGAGAACAAGTCAGTGAATACTGCGATGAAATATTAATTAGTGATGATAATGGAGAAATTGGAGACGCGATCGCACGTCTCGAACCTGCTGCGATTTTTGGTACACAAATGGAACGTCATGTGGGTAAAAGGCTGAATATCCCCTGTGGTGTCATTGCAGCACCAATTCATATCCAAAACTTCCCGATTGGTTATAAACCATACCTCGGTTACGAAGGTACGAATCAAATTGCTGATTTAGTCTACAATTCTTTTACTCTGGGAATGGAAGATCATCTCTTAGAAATTTTTGGCGGACATGATACCAAAGAAGTAATTACTAAGGGTATTTCTGCTGATTCTGATTTAAATTGGAATAAAGAAGCGCAAGCAGAATTAAATAAAGTTCCTGGTTTTGTTCGCGGTAAAGTGAAGCGAAATACCGAAAAATTTGCTCGTGAAAGAGGGTTAGCAGAAATTACGCTTGAAGTAATGTACGCAGCTAAAGAAGCTGTTGGAGCATAA
- a CDS encoding M41 family metallopeptidase, translating to MQQTALNIIAIGVFTMTLSCLLGPILNISPTIPAMATLGIMGLATVDTLSWNNRGVTLLLDVFSTPQQRQRVIHHEAGHFLTAYFLGIPVTGYSLTAWEALKQGQPGRGGVAFNTQELTTKPINFEEMRLTLDRFCTVWMAGIAAEKLVYGNAEGGQEDCEQLRLALSLAGLPEIGYAQKQRWAQIQATSIIERHQNAYQALVTAMEQRASVVECCQIIQDNC from the coding sequence ATGCAACAAACTGCTTTAAATATAATTGCGATCGGGGTATTTACAATGACCCTTTCTTGTTTACTTGGGCCTATACTCAACATTTCCCCTACTATTCCTGCTATGGCTACCCTTGGTATTATGGGTTTAGCAACTGTAGACACTCTTAGTTGGAATAATCGCGGAGTAACTTTATTATTAGACGTTTTTTCAACACCTCAGCAACGTCAACGAGTTATTCATCATGAAGCAGGTCATTTTTTAACTGCTTATTTTCTGGGTATTCCTGTAACTGGTTATAGTTTGACTGCTTGGGAAGCTTTAAAACAAGGACAACCAGGTAGAGGTGGAGTAGCTTTTAATACTCAAGAGTTAACGACCAAACCAATTAACTTTGAGGAGATGCGTTTAACTCTTGACAGATTTTGTACAGTGTGGATGGCAGGAATTGCTGCGGAAAAGTTAGTTTATGGAAATGCAGAAGGCGGACAAGAAGATTGTGAACAATTACGTTTGGCTTTAAGTTTAGCAGGGTTACCAGAAATAGGCTATGCTCAAAAACAACGTTGGGCGCAAATACAGGCAACAAGTATTATTGAACGACATCAAAATGCCTATCAAGCGTTGGTAACGGCGATGGAACAAAGAGCTTCAGTAGTAGAATGTTGTCAAATTATTCAAGATAATTGTTAA
- the proB gene encoding glutamate 5-kinase has product MSESQTIVIKIGTSSLTKATGQIAVATIASLVETLTSLRSDGHRVVLVSSGAVGVGCARLNLKERPRKIAVKQAVAAVGQGRLMRIYDDLFSSLQQPIAQVLLTRRELMERTSYVNAFNTFIALLELGVIPIVNENDTVAIDELKFGDNDTLSALVASLIEADWLFILTDVDRLYSADPRLNPDAQPIELVGSAEFKQLQVEAGGNGSQWGTGGMATKLAAARIATSSGVRTVITQGKQPQNILQIIQGEPLGTQFEPQSRADNARKRWINYGLIPMGKLYLDRGAVKAICQQGKSLLPAGIIKIEGDFVASDAVQLCDGEGREIGRGLVNYSSTEITQIKGHHSEKIAQILGYEGADTVVHRNNLIIKD; this is encoded by the coding sequence ATGTCTGAATCACAAACTATCGTCATTAAAATCGGTACATCTAGTTTAACCAAAGCAACAGGACAAATTGCCGTAGCTACTATAGCTTCTTTAGTAGAAACCCTTACCTCTTTACGTTCTGATGGTCATCGAGTTGTATTAGTTTCTTCTGGTGCAGTGGGAGTAGGATGTGCCAGATTAAACCTTAAAGAAAGACCCCGTAAAATAGCAGTTAAACAAGCTGTTGCTGCTGTTGGTCAAGGTCGTTTGATGCGTATTTATGATGATCTTTTTTCCAGTTTACAGCAACCGATTGCTCAAGTTCTTCTAACTCGTCGAGAATTAATGGAAAGAACTTCTTATGTGAATGCTTTTAATACTTTTATTGCTTTATTAGAATTAGGAGTTATTCCAATTGTTAATGAAAACGATACTGTCGCAATAGATGAATTAAAATTTGGCGATAACGATACTTTATCTGCTTTAGTTGCCAGTTTAATTGAAGCTGATTGGTTATTTATTTTAACTGATGTAGACCGCTTATATTCAGCAGATCCCCGTCTGAATCCTGATGCTCAACCGATTGAATTAGTAGGAAGTGCCGAATTTAAACAATTACAAGTAGAAGCAGGAGGCAACGGAAGTCAATGGGGAACTGGTGGTATGGCAACCAAACTCGCTGCTGCACGTATTGCTACATCTTCAGGAGTTAGAACTGTCATTACTCAGGGAAAGCAACCACAAAATATTCTTCAAATTATCCAAGGAGAACCTTTAGGAACACAATTTGAACCCCAATCAAGAGCAGATAACGCTCGCAAGCGTTGGATTAATTATGGTTTAATTCCTATGGGTAAATTGTATCTAGATCGTGGTGCTGTTAAAGCTATTTGTCAACAAGGTAAATCATTATTGCCTGCGGGAATTATCAAAATAGAAGGAGATTTTGTTGCTTCTGATGCAGTGCAACTGTGTGATGGAGAAGGTAGAGAAATTGGCAGAGGCTTAGTTAACTATAGCAGTACAGAAATAACTCAAATTAAAGGACACCATTCCGAAAAAATTGCCCAAATTTTAGGTTATGAAGGAGCAGATACTGTAGTTCATCGCAATAATTTAATCATTAAAGATTAA
- a CDS encoding aldo/keto reductase, producing MTTTLGKTGIEVTGLGIGTWAWGDKLFWNYGKDYGVEEVEEAFNTAVQAGITFFDTAEVYGLGKSESLLGKFIKQTEQPIQIATKYAPFPWRFNGEAVSEALIESLRRLQLSQITLYQVHWPFSFLLSQTTLLNTLANEVEKGRIQTIGVSNYSATQMREAHEILAKRGIPLAVNQVQYSLLSRKIETQAILSTARELGVTVLAYSPLAQGLLTGKYTPKKAVSLEGARRLDPRFSSQGLEKIVPVLNLLQSLGAKYQKTSAQIALNWLIAQKNVIPIPGAKNAKQALENAGALGWSLEDEEVQQLEEISRPWL from the coding sequence ATGACAACTACTTTGGGAAAAACTGGTATTGAAGTTACTGGTTTAGGAATTGGGACTTGGGCTTGGGGAGATAAATTATTTTGGAATTATGGCAAAGATTATGGAGTAGAAGAAGTAGAAGAGGCTTTTAATACAGCCGTGCAAGCAGGGATTACTTTCTTTGATACAGCAGAAGTATATGGTTTGGGGAAGTCAGAATCTTTACTCGGCAAATTTATCAAACAAACCGAACAACCTATTCAGATTGCAACTAAATATGCTCCCTTCCCTTGGCGTTTCAATGGCGAAGCTGTATCTGAAGCACTTATCGAGAGTTTAAGGCGTTTACAATTATCACAAATTACTCTGTATCAAGTTCATTGGCCTTTTAGTTTCTTGCTTAGTCAAACAACTTTGCTTAATACATTAGCTAACGAAGTAGAAAAAGGTCGGATTCAAACAATTGGTGTGAGTAATTATTCTGCAACTCAAATGCGAGAAGCTCATGAAATCTTAGCTAAACGAGGTATCCCTTTAGCAGTTAATCAAGTACAGTATTCCTTACTGTCTCGGAAAATTGAAACTCAAGCTATTTTGTCTACCGCGCGTGAGTTGGGAGTTACAGTTTTAGCTTATAGTCCTTTAGCACAAGGATTACTAACTGGTAAATATACACCAAAAAAAGCAGTGAGCTTGGAGGGTGCGCGTCGTCTTGATCCTCGTTTTAGTTCTCAAGGTTTAGAGAAAATCGTGCCTGTATTAAATCTATTACAAAGTCTGGGCGCAAAATATCAAAAAACTTCCGCACAAATTGCTCTCAATTGGTTGATAGCTCAAAAAAATGTCATACCTATCCCTGGAGCTAAAAATGCTAAACAAGCTCTAGAAAATGCAGGCGCGTTAGGTTGGAGTCTTGAAGATGAAGAAGTACAGCAACTGGAGGAAATATCTCGTCCTTGGCTATAA
- the psbA gene encoding photosystem II q(b) protein, whose translation MTTTLQQSQAQGTWERFCQWITSTNNRIYIGWFGVLMIPTLLTATTCFIIAFIAAPPVDIDGIREPVAGSLLYGNNIISGAVVPSSNAIGLHFYPIWEAASLDEWLYNGGPYQLVVFHFLIGVFTYLGRQWELSYRLGMRPWICVAYSAPVSAATAVFLIYPLGQGSFSDGMPLGISGTFNFMFVFQAEHNILMHPFHMLGVAGVFGGSLFSAMHGSLVTSSLVRETTETESQNYGYKFGQEEETYNIVAAHGYFGRLIFQYASFNNSRSLHFFLGAWPVIGIWFTAMGISTMAFNLNGFNFNQSIMDSQGHVVNTWADILNRANLGFEVMHERNAHNFPLDLASGDIAPVALTAPAING comes from the coding sequence ATGACTACTACACTACAACAAAGCCAAGCCCAAGGTACTTGGGAACGCTTTTGTCAGTGGATCACCAGCACCAACAACCGTATCTACATCGGTTGGTTCGGTGTCCTGATGATCCCAACCCTTTTAACCGCAACTACTTGTTTCATCATTGCTTTCATCGCTGCGCCTCCAGTAGACATCGATGGCATCCGTGAACCAGTAGCAGGTTCATTACTATACGGAAACAACATCATCTCTGGTGCAGTAGTACCTTCCTCGAACGCAATTGGTCTTCACTTCTACCCCATCTGGGAAGCAGCTTCCTTAGATGAGTGGTTATACAACGGTGGCCCTTACCAGTTAGTAGTATTCCACTTCTTAATTGGAGTATTTACTTACCTAGGTCGTCAGTGGGAACTATCCTACCGCTTAGGAATGCGTCCTTGGATTTGTGTAGCATACAGCGCACCAGTATCTGCTGCCACAGCAGTATTCTTAATCTATCCATTAGGACAAGGTTCTTTCTCTGATGGAATGCCTTTAGGAATCAGTGGCACATTCAACTTCATGTTCGTGTTCCAAGCAGAACACAACATCTTAATGCACCCCTTCCATATGTTAGGTGTAGCAGGTGTATTCGGTGGTTCTTTATTCTCCGCCATGCACGGAAGCTTAGTAACCTCTTCTTTGGTTCGTGAGACAACAGAAACTGAATCTCAAAACTACGGTTACAAATTCGGTCAAGAAGAAGAAACATACAACATCGTAGCTGCTCACGGTTACTTTGGAAGATTAATTTTCCAATATGCTTCTTTCAACAACAGCCGTTCCTTGCACTTCTTCTTAGGTGCATGGCCTGTAATCGGAATCTGGTTTACTGCAATGGGTATTTCCACCATGGCATTCAACCTCAATGGATTCAACTTCAACCAATCCATCATGGATTCTCAAGGACACGTAGTCAATACTTGGGCAGACATTCTCAACCGTGCTAACCTCGGTTTTGAAGTAATGCACGAACGTAATGCGCACAACTTCCCCTTAGACTTAGCTAGTGGTGATATCGCTCCTGTAGCGTTAACTGCTCCTGCTATCAATGGCTAA